A segment of the Haladaptatus sp. R4 genome:
GGAGCGCACACGTCGCGGGATACGACGCACAGAATCCCGAGATGCGGGCCCAACTGGGGTTCCTCCCGGAGGAGTCGCCGCTGTACGAGGACATGACGCCGACCTCGTATCTGTCGTTCTTCGCCGACCTCTACGACGTGCCGACCGAAACGGCGACGGAGCGGATTCACGACACCCTCGACCGACTCGATCTGGACCACCGCGACCGGCGCTTGGGCGACATGTCAAAGGGGATGCGACGCAAGGTCGCCATCACCCGCTCGCTGGTCAACGATCCGGACGTGCTGATTTACGACGAACCCGCGAGCGGTCTCGATCCGCTCACGACGAACTACATCATCGAGTTCACCCGCGAACTGAGCGACTCCGGCAAGACCGTCGTGTTCAGCGCGCACAACCTGTTTCACGTCGAGAGCATCTGCGACCGAATCGTCGTGATGAACGACGGTCGCATCGTCGCCGGGGGGAGCGTCGAGGAACTCCGCGCGGAACACGGCCGGACGGAGTATCACGTCTCCACGACCGTCGAGGTGGCCGACGCGGTACGGGAGAACGGAACCTACCGCCGCGTCGTAGAAAGCATGGACGCAGTCGCGGAGACGCGCGAACTCGCCGAGACAGCGGGCGGGTCCGTCGTGGACATCGAGACCCGTTCGCCCAGTTTGGAGGACATCTTCCTCGATTTGGCGACCGACGCGCCTGACGTGGAGGGGCGTCCGTGAAGCGCCGCAAGACGCTCCGCATCGCGCGCTGGGAACTCTCGAAGAACACCGGGAGTTTCGATCGGCGGACGGTCGCCATCGCCGCCGCGGTCCTCCTGCTGGTCGGCGCGCTCACGCCGATGGTCGTGAGTCGAGGGAACACCGTGGACGACGGCATCTATCGCGTCGGCGTCTCGAAGGAAAGCCAGTACTACGGCCCGGTCGCGAGCGATCCGACGTTCGTCGCCGTCGAACCGACGCAGAAGAACTTCGACTCGGGGCGTTTCGACGTGTTCGTCTGTCCCGAACACGTCGTGGGCTGTCCGCGTCACACGGTCGAATGGAAGGATTCGC
Coding sequences within it:
- a CDS encoding ABC transporter ATP-binding protein; amino-acid sequence: MIDVENLRKEFGGFTAVEGSSFSVADGEVFGIIGPNGAGKTTTLKMLAGLIEPTAGSAHVAGYDAQNPEMRAQLGFLPEESPLYEDMTPTSYLSFFADLYDVPTETATERIHDTLDRLDLDHRDRRLGDMSKGMRRKVAITRSLVNDPDVLIYDEPASGLDPLTTNYIIEFTRELSDSGKTVVFSAHNLFHVESICDRIVVMNDGRIVAGGSVEELRAEHGRTEYHVSTTVEVADAVRENGTYRRVVESMDAVAETRELAETAGGSVVDIETRSPSLEDIFLDLATDAPDVEGRP